GCCCGCCCGATCCGGGTCTTGTTGAAAAACACCGCCAACGCACCGACCATGATCAGCGCGATCACTGCCGCGGCGATATCGATGTGTTGCAAGATCAATAGCCCGCCATCACCGATCTCGAACGCCGTCGAGCCGGTCGGCAAACCCAGTTCCTCGGTGATCATCTGCTTGGGTTCGCCGCCAAAGATGAACTCGCCGAAGCCGATCAGGAAATACGTGAGCCCGATTGTCGACATCAGCAGGATGATTTCGGGCTGATTGACCAGTGGCCGCATCACGAAACGCTCAACCCCCAGCGCCAGGAGCCCCATCACACCGATGGTCAGAATCAGCGCCAGATAGGCCGGAACACCTTTCTCATGCAGGCCGACCAGCGTCAGTCCGGCAAACACGACCATGATCCCTTGCGCGAAATTGAACACCCCGGAGGCCTTGAAAATCAGCACGAAACCAAGCGCGATCAGCGCATAAAGCACGCCGGCAACAAAGCCTTCCCACAGAACCTGGAGGAAGAAATCAGGCAGTTCCACCATCTGCATGAAGGGGTCGATGAGGATTGAATAAAGAATATCCATCAGTGCGACACTCCCAGATAGGCATCGATAACATCCTGGTTGTTCTTCACTTCGTCCGGCGGCCCGTCGCCGATCTTGCGGCCGTAGTCGAGCACCACCACCCGGTCGGAAATATCCATCACCACGCCCATATCGTGCTCGATCAGCGCAATCGTCGTGCCCATCTGGTTGTTCACATCGAGAATGAAGCGGCTCATGTCCTCTTTTTCCTCGAGGTTCATGCCGGCCATCGGCTCATCCAGCAACAACAGGTCCGGCTCCATCGCCAGCGCCCGGCCGAGCTCGACGCGCTTTTGCAGCCCGTAGGGTAATTTGCCCACCGGGGTCTTGCGAATGTGCTGGATCTCGAGGAAATCGATGATCTCCTCGACCTTCAGCCGGTGCTCGATTTCCTCGTTGCGCGCAGGCCCCACATGCAGCATCTGCCAGAAGAAGTTCTTGTGCATCTTCAGCGTACGGCCCGACATGATGTTGTCGAGCGTCGACATGCCTTTGAACAGCGCCACGTTCTGGAACGTGCGGGCAATTCCCGAAGCCGCCGCCTGATGCGGCTGCATCCGCGAGCGGCCTTCGCCGCGAAAGGTGATCACCCCTTCCTGCGGATGATAGAACCCGTTAATGACGTTGAGCATCGAGGTCTTGCCAGCACCATTGGGACCGATGATCGCGCGGATCTCGCCCTTGCGGATGTCAAACGAGATATCCGAGATCGCCTTCACGCCGCCAAATGACAGCGACACGTTTTCGACCTTCAGCATCACCTCACCGGGCGCAAGACCGTCATCACCGGCACGGAGTTCGACATGCTTGATACGCGCATTCATTCGGCGGCCTCCGGCATGGCGTTGACGACAGGAAAGGTCTCGGCGTCCGCCACCTTCACGGTGGCGCTGATGGAGCCCTTGCGGCCATCTTCAAAGGTGACTTCGGTGTCAATGAAGCGCTCGCTCGATCCATCGTAGAGCGCCTCGATCAGCGGGGCATAGCGCTCGGCGATGAAGCTGCGTCGCACCTTCTGGGTCCGGGTCAGCTCGCCATCGTCGGCGTCGAGCTCCTTGTGCAGAACCAGAAACCGCTGGATCTGCGACCCGGCCATCATCGGCTCGGCGGCAAGATCGCGGTTCACCTGGTTGACGTGCGCCGTCATCATTTCATAGACCCGCGGCATCCCGGCCAGTTCCTGGTAGGAACCGTAGGAAATGTTGTTGCGCTCGGCCCAGTTGCCGACGGCTGTCAAGTCGATATTGAGGAACACCGCGACAAAATCCTTGCCGTCGCCAAACGCCACCGCTTCCTTGATGTTGGGGAAGAATTTGAGCTTGTTCTCGATGTATTTGGGCGCGTAGAGCGCGCCGGTGGTCATCTTGCCCACATCCTTGGCGCGGTCGATGATCTTGAGGTGACCCTGCGCATCGAAAATGCCGGCGTCGCCGGTCATCACCCAGCCATCCTCGGTCATGGTTTCCCGAGTTTTTTCCGCATCGCCGTAATAGCCGGCGAACATGCCCGGCGAGCGGAAATGCACCTCGCCATTCTCGGCAATGCGGATGTCCACATCGGGAGCCGCCGGCCCCACCGTGTCAGGACGCACTTCGCCGTCCTTCTGCGCAGTGACATAAAGGAACGCCTCGGTCTGGCCGTAGAGCTGCTTGAGATTGATGCCGAGCGACCGGAAGAACGAAAACAGGTCCGGCCCGATTGCCTCACCCGCGGTATAGGCGGTGCGAATCCGGGTGAAACCCAGCACATTCCTGAGCGGCCCGTAGATCAGCTTGTCGCCGATCCAGTAGGAAATCCGCCCTTTCAGCGGCACCGGCCGACCTTCGAGGATCTTCTCGCCGTAAGCCTTGGCCACCGCCAGATAATGATGAAACAGCCATTTCTTGACCCGGCTGGCGTCTTCCATGCGGATCATCACGCTGGTGAGCAGGCCTTCAAACACCCGCGGCGGCGCGAAGTAGAAGGTAGGGCCGATCTCGCGCAGGTTCTGTGCCACGGTTTCCGGGCTTTCCGGGCAGCTCATGCACAAGCCGACAACATAGCCTTGCGCAAAATTGAGATAGTGATCGCCAACCCAGGCCAGCGGCAAATAGGCCAGCACCTCGTCGTGCTCGCTCATATGATCAAAATTGGCTGTGTCTTCGGCTGCCTTGACCGAGGCCGACGCCGTCAGCATCACGCCCTTGGAACGCCCGGTAGTGCCGGACGTGTAGAGGATCGCCGAAATCTCGCTGCCATCGGAGGCGCGGATGCCGGCCTCCCAGTCAGAAACAGCCTTCGGATCAGAATCGGCCAGCGCCCGGCCCTTGTCCTGGATCGCGCCGAAATCATGCAAATGGGCGGGATCGTAATCGCGCAAACCGCGCGGCTCGTCAAAGATAACCTCGGCCAGGCCGGGAACATCCGCCGCTACCGACTGGACCTTGTCGACCTGCTCCTGGTCCTGCACGACCGCAAACCGGACCCCGGCATTATCAAGCACGAAGGCCATCTCTTCGGCCACGGAATCGGCATAAACCGGGACCGGGATGGCCTTGAGCGATTGCGCAGCACAGAACGCCCAGTAAAGCCTGGGCCGGTTGGAACCAACGATGGCGATACGCTCGCCTTCCTTCAGACCCATGGCCTTCAGACCAAGTGCGAAATCGCGGATCTCATCGCGTTGTTCGGACCAGCTCCAGCTCTGCCAGATACCGTAATCCTTGAAACGCATCGCCGGCCGGGTCGCGAAACGCTTGGCGTTGAGCAACAGATATTGCGGAAACGTCACCGGCTTGCCGCCGGCAGTCACGCCTGTGGCTTCCATATTCTCCACTCTCCTCCCTGTCCGGATGGTTTGTCACCTTGTCCGGGCGCATGGCTTCCCATGCATTTGGCCGCTCCCCAGTGGCCATATTCGCGCCGGTTGAACCGGTATTTTTTGCCCGGATCCTGGCGGCCTCCTCCCAGCCGCCGGGTTCCGTTCTGGTTCATCAATTAAATGAACGCTCGTTTACCTTATTCGTCTCGGCTCCCGTTGCAAGTACTACTTTCGGAATAGATCAGGCTTTTCCAGCCATCGTTTCCAGCCGGTCAACCAGCCCCTCGACACCGAAGCGGATCGGGTCCGTCGCCGGCACGTCATGCTTCTCGGCCAGTGTCTTGAGCAGCGCTCTGGCCTCGTCCTCGCCAAGTTTTTGCGTGTTAACGGCGATGCCGCTGCAGGTGATCTCCGGGTTGGTCAGCAGTCCGCAAGCAATGGTCATGTCGATCACGTCCTGGATCGACGGCAGCGCGTGGCTGACGCCGCGCATGGTCGTCCGGGTCGGCTCGTGGCAAACGATAAAGGCATCGGCCTGCGCACCATGTAGCAGGCCCAGCGACACGCCGGCAAAGCTTGGATGAAACAGCGATCCCTGCCCCTCGATCAGATCCCAGTGCCCGGGATCAGCCGCCGGCGCAATCCATTCCACCGCGCCGGAGATGAAATCCGCCGCCACCGCGTCAATCGCCGCCCCCCGGCCCGAGATGAAGACCCCGGTCTGCCCGGTGGCGCGGAAATCCGCATCCATGCCCCGCGCCCGCATTTCGCGTTCCAGCGCAAGCACGGTGTATTTCTTGCCCACCGAACAGTCGGTGCCGACCGTCAACACCCGCCGGCCCGGTCGCTTGTTGCCCTTGCCCGTGGCGAACCGCTCGTCGGTAAAACGCACATCATGCAGATTGCCGCCGCCACGCGCCGCTGCTTCGGCGATTTCCGGAATCGATGCCAGACGCACATGCAGGCCCGTCGCCACATTCAACCCGGCATCCAGTGCCTCAACAATTGACGTGATCCAGTGCGGTGGCAACACGCCGCCGGCATTGACCACGCCCACCACCATGGTGTTAACACCACGCGCCTTGGCGTCCGCAATCGTCATATCAGGAATGCCGGCGTCGGCCTGGCAGCCTTCCAGTCGCAATTGACCGATGCACCATTCCGGACGCCAATCGACAATTCCGACACCGGTCTTGGCGGCCAGCGCATCGGGCACATCGCCGAGAAAAATCAGGTAAGGTGGGTCAATGACCATCTCATACTCCAGACATTTGGACAGGTTTCAAACAGACAACTTCATGCGCCCAACTGTAACCGTCAAGCGGACAAATCGAGACTTTCGGCTTTTCCTTCACATCAGCTGATGATCAAGGTTTTTTCCGGCAGCACAAAAGCATCGTAACAAGGGGTCAGCGATATCCGGGTGTGGCCGGTCAGCGCAGACGCGTAATGCTCCAGCAGCAACTTCCGCGCATGCTGCACCGGACACACCGGCACCAGCACCAGGTCGGTGTTGGCCACCGCCAGGCGGGTTCGCTCCTGAAGCTCGGGCACCGCCCGGTAGGGGTCAGCGCCAATCGGCACATATTCAGCGCCACGTATGCCCAGCAGATACGGAAACGGATTGGCGAAATCCAGGTTGAGAACACTTTTGAAACGGCGCCCCGAACTTTTCTCCAGCGCCCTGATCGCCACCGTCGCCACCTGCATCTCCTGCAACAGCATATACTGGTAATCCGGGTCGGAGAACATCAGGAACGACGGCAATGCCTCGGTGTCGGCGATCGCCTGATAGGTATCGCGGTGGGTCGCATAAATCCCGCGCATCCGTTCGGCCTGTTCGACGAACACCGGCTTGGCCGAAACCTGTCCCAGCGGCCCCAGATCGGGCGCATCGAGATGGATGTATCCCGGCGCCACAGCCGCTGTTCGCGCCGCCTTGTGGATCACCGTGCTGACGGTCGGCAACGCCGCGAAACCGATCAGCACCAGGATCGCCGGACCATAGCGGCCATAGCTGGCAATTGGCCGCAGCAAGATTGCCAACAATGCCGGCCAGATCAGGATGAAGGCGTGGCTGCCAGTGTTCTGGGTCTCGTAAAACAGCCCGCATACCAGCAACAGGCCTACCCAGAACCAATCGGCATCACCCCAGCGGGCAATGCCCTTGGCCTGCGGCCTGCCGCCGGCGGCCTTGTGCCCCGCAAAGGCCGCGGCCAGCAGCACGATAGCAAGCACACCCCCGGCTCCCATCACATCGAAATGCTGCGATGTGGCGGTCAGGAACCGCGGCAGCAGCGCATCAGTGTTTTCCATCGCCAGCCGCACGATATCGCGGATATAGAGGCTGACGAGTCCGGTCGTAAGTTCGGCGACCCCAGCCACACCGACGCAGATAAGCGCTGTGGCAATAGCTGTCGAAACCCGTATCCGCCCCAGCACCAGTCCAAACAGCAGGATCGGCCCCGCCGCCAGAAACGCGGTGATCTTGCAAAACGCCAGTCCCAGCACCAGCACACTAAGCACGATGGTCTGGATCACCGGGCTGCGCACGAACAACACCGCCGCCACCGTTAAATACAACAGATGCGCGCCATGCCGGTTGTAGATCCCGAAGGCGTCCGTGCCCGGATACGGATAGAATTCGATCACCGTGAACGGCAGCGCGGTAAACAGCATCCACGGTACCAGCAGCCAGAATGCCAGCTTGCCGCTGCGTTTCACCACATCCCACAGGATCAGCGCCATCACAGGCGCGGTGATCGGCAGCCAGATCCATTGCGTCAACAGCACCGGGTTGGCTTGGGGAAACAGCCGGTCTGAAAACGCCGCCAGAAAATACTCGAGCGGTCCCACCGGTGCGAAGAAGTCCCGCGCAGGCCATTGCCCATGCGCAATCCGCCCGATCGCATCATAATAGATCAGCACGTCCCAATACATGGGCCCGATTGGCAGAACCAACGGCAGGGTTTGCAGCAGCGCCAGCACCAGCACGAAAATTGCCAGCAGCGGGTAAAGCCATGTCAGCGGCCGCCGGCCACCCGACCCATCATCAAAATCCGAGTAACCCGCGCCCATGACAACTCCAGCAACTGATTCTTGTGGCGCGGAGTGTGGGCGATAGCGACACGGCGGGTCAACAATGCTCAGGACGGACGAAGACTGCCAAACAATTGTGCCCTATCCGGCAAAGGTGCGGCGGGGTCGCAGCACGCGAAACGCGCATTTCCCCGTCAGTCGCAAAAAAGGCTTTCGGCCAGTTCACGCCGGTAATAGTCGATGTCGGCCTCATCCCCACGCGGGCCGCGGCCAAGGATACCGGCGAGCTTGAAAAAACCTCTGCCGGGCAATCGGGCCGGTCCGCGGTTGACGACGCGCGCTGCGATGAACGGACGTCCAGCCTCTGCATCCTCACACATCGTGGCCTCAAGCGCATCGGTCACCTTGCTGATTGACCGGGGAGCGGTCAGGCCAAGCTCCCGTGCCAGATGACCATAGGTGATAGGAACAGCTTCCGGCGACAAGCTCTTGAGATGGCTTCGCACCTTGTCGCGCAAACCGGCGTTCTGTGTGTTCTCCGCGACGGCTATGTCCACTTCATCTGCAACTGACATTACAATATCTCCCACATGGTCATTTCAAAATTCATTCAACATCTGCGGGCGCCGGAATCGGGGTCCGCTTCCCGTCTGGCGCGGCTGCTTCAAGCGCCGTCCGGGCGGCTGAGCACGAACGCTGCCGCGCCGGTCAGGCAGACCGCCTGCACCACGATCACCACGACTGAAACCTGCAAAGCGAGGCTCAGCAGAACCGAGCAAATCATCATCGCCACCGCCATCGCCTTATAGCGCGGCGCAATCGCCCCTTGCTCCCGCCAGTTGGCGATCATCGGACCGAAGCTTCGGCTGTCTTCCAGCCATTGCTGGAAGCGTGGTGCGCTTTTGCCAAAGGCGAAGGCGGCAAGGATGATGAACGGGGTAGTCGGCAGCAGCGGCAGCACGACGCCGAGGCCGCCAAGCGCAAGCGCCAAAATCCCGACCGTGAACCACAACGGTCGGCGCAGGCTCAAATCAATCGCCCGTTCAGGAAATATCCAGCGAAACATCCGCTCTTCTCCATTTCCGGTTCTGACCTTGCTCGTCAGCGATTTGATTCCGGCCGAGCCTCTGAGGCAGAGATATTTCAATCACCCGACCTCACCCTTACCCTTTCATCGAGCAACAGTGCCGGGTTGGCATAAGCGCCGCCCGCATGCATCTCGGCAGAAATCCAGATTGCCTCCATGACCTCGTCCCTGGTCGCCTCGTGACGCGGCCCCGTTTCCGCATCCGCCTTGGCGCAATAAGGAAAGGGAATGATGCGCACGGCGATGGTCGCCAGCAATTGCCGAGCCTTCATCGCCAGCCCACCGGAATGGGTTGAGGAATGCATATCGATCATCATGGTCGCCTCGCCGAGGCCGGCAACGGCAATTTGCCGAAATCCAGCGCCGAGCAGGTAAGCACCTTGCCCTCGGTATCGGCTGTAATGCGGACGCGGCGACTGGCGGAGAAAAAGGTCAGCCGCACCTTTCCGGCGTCGCCATCTTCGCCCCGTTCAAACAGGCTGGTAATCGCACCGCTGCGCATGTCCCGCTTCAAGGTGTCAGCATCGATGCGAAACGCCTTGGCCAGCACCCCGGCATCAACTTCGATTGTGTCATCAGCGTAGGAAATCTGGGTCATCTGCTGTTTTCACCCTGTTTTGCGGCAATTTTCTCGTGCCGTGTCCTGGTATTTAAAATGCCATCATTAACCCGCCGGACGCATCGCCCGGCCAGGCACATTCGGCCACAGTCGTCCGGTCGAGTTCGCTCAGGAAGGCTTCCCGCGCGGCGGCAAATTTCGATCTCAGGCGGCACTGGGGCTGCAACACGCACATGCCGCCATCGGCACGAAAACATTCAACCAGCGCAAACCCCTGTTCAAGATGACGCACTACCTCGCCCAGCGTGATGGTCTCAGCTGGCCGCGCCAGCACCAGTCCCCCGCTCCGCCCTCGTTGCGAGTGCACAAACCCGCCACGCCCAAGATCCTGAACCACCTTGGCCAGGTGGTGCTGCGAGATCAGGAATTCCTCAGCGATTTGCCCTGTCGAGATCGGCCGGTCGGGTGTGCCTGCCAGACGCATCAGAACCCGCATTCCGAAATCCGTGGAAGATGCCAGCCGCATCGTTGCTCCTTAATTGGTATTGACAATACCAAATATAGCGAAAGATAATACGCATTGCAAATACCAATTTCTGACGTGCGCGGACACCTCAGAACTCGGGTGAATGGAAGGGAATCGTCAAGCCGGCTTCAGGTCGGCCAGGCCTCCAGATCACGCGCCCGCCTCTCGTTTTAATACCGCCCTATCTACCTACGGAGAAAACCATGACCACAGCCGCCCTCAACGACCGGAATGTCGGGGAAATCGCAGCCCAACTTCCCGGCGCCACCAGCGTGTTCCGCCGTTTTGGCATCGACTTCTGCTGTCACGGCGACATCTCGCTAACCCAGGCAGCAGCCGAGCGCGGGCTCGATATTGCCGAGCTGGAAACAGCACTTCAGGCACTCGATCCGAAAGCCGCACCTGAGGCTCCGCAAGAAACCGATGCGCTGATCAGCCACATCCAGACCCGCTATCACGATGTCCACCGCCAGCAGATTCCCGAGCTTATCGAGCTGTCGCGCAAGGTCGAGGCGGTGCATGCCGGCCACGCAAACGCGCCGGAAGGGTTGGCTGACGTCTTGCAGCAGATCATGGCTGAACTGGAAACCCATATGCACAAGGAAGAACAGGAGATCTTCCCCGCCATGCGCCGTAAGGCCGCCGATCCGCTCGCCACCCCGATCAGCGAATTGCGCCATGACCATGACGCCCATGGCGTATTTCTCGAGCAGGTCGGCAAGATCACCGACGACTACACTTTGCCCGGCGACGCCTGCCGCTCGTGGGAAGCGCTCTATGCCGGAGCAGCACAGCTCAAGGAAGATCTGATGGAGCACATCCATCTCGAAAACAACGTACTGTTCCCGCGCTTCGAAACCGGCGCCACCGCCTGATTCCAGCGAACGTTCACCAACCGCCCGGTCTCGAAACACATCGGGACCGGGCCCTGGCGCAGTCTCGATACAGGCACACGTCAATGACCAGATCGGAAAGAATCAGCAACCCTTGCGAATTCTCGCGGCTTCAAGGGCCTGAACCTTGCCTTTGGAGACTGCGATCATCCCCTCTTTATCGCCATCTGTAAGGCTGGCGACAGGAATCCCCAACAGCAAGACACCGACAGCATCGGTATTCGCCGCGGAACTCTGCGCCGCCGAGAGAGCTGCCAGGGTGCCCTGCTCTGTAGTCAGGGAAGTGTTGATTTCCTGACATTCGAGATTGGCATAAGTTTCAACTGGAAATGCAGTTGGCGCGATCGCGTCGGGGCGTTTCGCGCAGGAGGACAGTGCGGCAATTGCGAAAAGGGTGAGGAAGGCGTTTTTCATCATCAGACCTGTAGTATTAGTTCGAACAAAATTTCAAGTTCAGGTTGCAATGTCAAGCGCACCAACTGCCGGGACGACAGGAAACATGATCGTTCATCACGCGCATTACCGCTTATCAAAGGAGCCGCAGGGTATTTTCCCACCGAAGCAGGTAGCTGGCTCAGCTGTGTTGACCGGTCTCCTTCTTCGGGCGCTGGTCAAGCACGGCAGCCGACCCTACGCACCTTGCGAGATTGCGCAAAAATCATTGTTTTCATTGAAAAATGGATGATGGAAATGGAGTTGCCCCCTGAAAGTGGTCCACCAACTGGGATAGATTATCCCTCAAATTGGAGGATCAGCGATGGCTGGAAAACGAGAGAAGCCGGAAGAGATTGTATCGAAGCTTCGGCAGGTTGAAGTTCTGCAAGGGCAAGGTGCGACGATTGCTGACGCGGTGCGCCAGATCGGCGTGACACAGCAGACGTTTTATCGATGGCGAAAGCTCTATGGCGGGATGCAGCGATCTCAACTCACTCGGCTGAAAGAGCTGGAGAAGGAGAACCAGCGGCTTCGGCGGGCGGTGTCTGACCTGACACTGGACAAACTCATCCTGACCGAGGCGGCAAAGGGAAACTTCTAAGCCCTTCGCGTCGGCGCAAGTGCATCGACCATGTGCGGCGGGAGCTCGGCGTATCAGAACGCCGCGCCTGCCGCACGCTCGGACAACACCGATCCACACAGCGCAAGGTGCCACAGGGCCGGGCAGATGAAGAACGGCTGACCGATGATATCATCGAACTGGCCGACAAGTACGGGCGCTATGGGTATCGCATGGTCACCGGTCTGCTGAACAACGCGGGCTGGCAGGTAAACCATAAGCGGGTTGAGCGCATCTGGCGGCGTGAAGGGCTGAAAGTGCCACAAAAGCAGAAGAAAAAGGGGCGGCTTTGGCTGAACGACGGATCATGTGTGCGTCTCAGACCGAAACGGCCAAACCACGTCTGGTCCTACGACTTCGTCCAGGATCGAACCGCTGACGGCCGCGTCTATCGGACGCTGAATATCATCGACGAATACACCAGGGAGGCACTCATGATCCGCGTGGACCGCAAGCTCAACTCAACGGACGTGCTGGATGCTCTGACAGACCTATTCATCCTGCGCGGCCCGCCGGAATACATTCGGTCGGACAATGGGCCGGAATTTATCGCCCAGAAAGTGCGGGATTGGATTGCAGCTGTTGGAGCCAAGACGGCCTACATAGAGCCAGGCTCACCATGGGAGAACGGATACTGCGAAAGCTTCAACGCCCGGTTCCGCGACGAGCTGCTGAACGGCGAAATCTTCTACAGCCTAAGGGAGGCGCAAATCCTGATCGAGCAATGGCGTATCCACTACAACACCGTCAGGCCGCATAGCGCTCTGGGCTACCGCCCGCCCGCGCCGGAAAGCATTGTCCCGATGGACCAGACGCCCATGATGCACTAACAATCAAACCGGACCACCTGATGGGGGCACGCCAGATGTGCTGTCAAAAAAGCTCTGAGGCCTGCCCGGAAGCGAGAACTTGTGGACAGGGTCATTGGCGATTGGAAGATATCAACACGCCGGGCTTGCGCAGCGCTGCAGATCGACCGGGGCCTCTACGTTTACAAGTCGAAGCGTGGTGAGCAGGCCGAACTGAAGCTGCAGATCAAGGACATCTGTCAGACACGTGTCCGTTATGGATATAGGTGTCTCCATATCCCGCTCAGGCGGGATATGGAGTGTCATGAACTCTGTGTATCTGGCCCGGCCCATGCGGGTTTCAGATATGGTCACGCATTGAAGCGCTCGTCGAACATGATAGCGAATTGATTGCGGGCAGCAAACTATTCGCGGACATTTCTGCCGCCTTTCTCAAAGTTGCGGATGGCCAGATAGATCAGTTTTGTGGCGGCTTCTTCGGTCGGGAATGATCCGCGCGTCTTGATTGATTTGCGGATCACGCGGTTCAGGCTTTCGATGGCATTCGTTGTATAAATGATCTTGCGGATCGCCGGGTCGAAGGCGAAGAACGGGATCACTTCGGCCCAGGCCCTCCGCCAGGCCGGGGCTATGGAAGCGTATTTTCCGGCCCATTTCCCCTCGAACGCGTCCAACTCGGCCGCCGCTTGGTCGGCGGTCGCAGCGCTGTAAATCCGGCGCAGATCAACGGCCACGATCTTGCGGTCCTTCCAACTGCAAAAGTTCAGGGAATGGCGCACCAAATGCACGATGCAGGTCTGCACCGTAGCTTCCGGAAAGGCTGCGGTAATAGCCTCAGGAAAGCCCTTGAGCCCGTCCACAACAGCGATCAGAATGTCCTGCACACCCCGGTTTTTCAGTTCGGTCATCACCGACAGCCAAAACTTGGCCCCTTCATTGTCAGCGATCCACAGGCCCAACACCTCACGCACACCGTCGCGTGAGACGCCCAGGGCTACGTAGACGGCTTTGTTCTTGACCATACGGCTATCAGCGTCACGGATTTTGAACCGCAGTGCGTCGAAGATGACGA
This DNA window, taken from Hoeflea algicola, encodes the following:
- a CDS encoding branched-chain amino acid ABC transporter permease; protein product: MDILYSILIDPFMQMVELPDFFLQVLWEGFVAGVLYALIALGFVLIFKASGVFNFAQGIMVVFAGLTLVGLHEKGVPAYLALILTIGVMGLLALGVERFVMRPLVNQPEIILLMSTIGLTYFLIGFGEFIFGGEPKQMITEELGLPTGSTAFEIGDGGLLILQHIDIAAAVIALIMVGALAVFFNKTRIGRALRAVADDHQAALSVGISLHQIWAIVWFAAGIVALTTGIMWGARSDVSFALEIIALKALPVLILGGFTSIPGAIVGGLIIGIGEKIGEIYWGPLVGGGIESWLAYMIALIFLLFRPQGLFGERIIERV
- a CDS encoding ABC transporter ATP-binding protein yields the protein MNARIKHVELRAGDDGLAPGEVMLKVENVSLSFGGVKAISDISFDIRKGEIRAIIGPNGAGKTSMLNVINGFYHPQEGVITFRGEGRSRMQPHQAAASGIARTFQNVALFKGMSTLDNIMSGRTLKMHKNFFWQMLHVGPARNEEIEHRLKVEEIIDFLEIQHIRKTPVGKLPYGLQKRVELGRALAMEPDLLLLDEPMAGMNLEEKEDMSRFILDVNNQMGTTIALIEHDMGVVMDISDRVVVLDYGRKIGDGPPDEVKNNQDVIDAYLGVSH
- a CDS encoding AMP-binding protein; amino-acid sequence: MEATGVTAGGKPVTFPQYLLLNAKRFATRPAMRFKDYGIWQSWSWSEQRDEIRDFALGLKAMGLKEGERIAIVGSNRPRLYWAFCAAQSLKAIPVPVYADSVAEEMAFVLDNAGVRFAVVQDQEQVDKVQSVAADVPGLAEVIFDEPRGLRDYDPAHLHDFGAIQDKGRALADSDPKAVSDWEAGIRASDGSEISAILYTSGTTGRSKGVMLTASASVKAAEDTANFDHMSEHDEVLAYLPLAWVGDHYLNFAQGYVVGLCMSCPESPETVAQNLREIGPTFYFAPPRVFEGLLTSVMIRMEDASRVKKWLFHHYLAVAKAYGEKILEGRPVPLKGRISYWIGDKLIYGPLRNVLGFTRIRTAYTAGEAIGPDLFSFFRSLGINLKQLYGQTEAFLYVTAQKDGEVRPDTVGPAAPDVDIRIAENGEVHFRSPGMFAGYYGDAEKTRETMTEDGWVMTGDAGIFDAQGHLKIIDRAKDVGKMTTGALYAPKYIENKLKFFPNIKEAVAFGDGKDFVAVFLNIDLTAVGNWAERNNISYGSYQELAGMPRVYEMMTAHVNQVNRDLAAEPMMAGSQIQRFLVLHKELDADDGELTRTQKVRRSFIAERYAPLIEALYDGSSERFIDTEVTFEDGRKGSISATVKVADAETFPVVNAMPEAAE
- the dgcN gene encoding N-acetyltransferase DgcN — translated: MVIDPPYLIFLGDVPDALAAKTGVGIVDWRPEWCIGQLRLEGCQADAGIPDMTIADAKARGVNTMVVGVVNAGGVLPPHWITSIVEALDAGLNVATGLHVRLASIPEIAEAAARGGGNLHDVRFTDERFATGKGNKRPGRRVLTVGTDCSVGKKYTVLALEREMRARGMDADFRATGQTGVFISGRGAAIDAVAADFISGAVEWIAPAADPGHWDLIEGQGSLFHPSFAGVSLGLLHGAQADAFIVCHEPTRTTMRGVSHALPSIQDVIDMTIACGLLTNPEITCSGIAVNTQKLGEDEARALLKTLAEKHDVPATDPIRFGVEGLVDRLETMAGKA
- a CDS encoding YbaN family protein; this encodes MFRWIFPERAIDLSLRRPLWFTVGILALALGGLGVVLPLLPTTPFIILAAFAFGKSAPRFQQWLEDSRSFGPMIANWREQGAIAPRYKAMAVAMMICSVLLSLALQVSVVVIVVQAVCLTGAAAFVLSRPDGA
- a CDS encoding DUF6522 family protein produces the protein MTQISYADDTIEVDAGVLAKAFRIDADTLKRDMRSGAITSLFERGEDGDAGKVRLTFFSASRRVRITADTEGKVLTCSALDFGKLPLPASARRP
- a CDS encoding RrF2 family transcriptional regulator; the protein is MRLASSTDFGMRVLMRLAGTPDRPISTGQIAEEFLISQHHLAKVVQDLGRGGFVHSQRGRSGGLVLARPAETITLGEVVRHLEQGFALVECFRADGGMCVLQPQCRLRSKFAAAREAFLSELDRTTVAECAWPGDASGGLMMAF
- the ric gene encoding iron-sulfur cluster repair di-iron protein, encoding MTTAALNDRNVGEIAAQLPGATSVFRRFGIDFCCHGDISLTQAAAERGLDIAELETALQALDPKAAPEAPQETDALISHIQTRYHDVHRQQIPELIELSRKVEAVHAGHANAPEGLADVLQQIMAELETHMHKEEQEIFPAMRRKAADPLATPISELRHDHDAHGVFLEQVGKITDDYTLPGDACRSWEALYAGAAQLKEDLMEHIHLENNVLFPRFETGATA
- a CDS encoding IS3 family transposase (programmed frameshift), producing MAGKREKPEEIVSKLRQVEVLQGQGATIADAVRQIGVTQQTFYRWRKLYGGMQRSQLTRLKELEKENQRLRRAVSDLTLDKLILTEAAKGKLLSPSRRRKCIDHVRRELGVSERRACRTLGQHRSTQRKVPQGRADEERLTDDIIELADKYGRYGYRMVTGLLNNAGWQVNHKRVERIWRREGLKVPQKQKKKGRLWLNDGSCVRLRPKRPNHVWSYDFVQDRTADGRVYRTLNIIDEYTREALMIRVDRKLNSTDVLDALTDLFILRGPPEYIRSDNGPEFIAQKVRDWIAAVGAKTAYIEPGSPWENGYCESFNARFRDELLNGEIFYSLREAQILIEQWRIHYNTVRPHSALGYRPPAPESIVPMDQTPMMH
- a CDS encoding IS256 family transposase encodes the protein MTISKELLDELLKGCERPEDLLGDAGLIKELKIKLMERMLGAELTAHLGYEEGKDAPPDQSNRRNGTSSKRLKSQDGEVPIAVPRDRDGSFKPELVKKGQTRIDGMDEKIIGLYAAGLTVRDIRAHLEDVYGLQVSPDLISRVTDAVLNEVREWQLRALERMYPIVIFDALRFKIRDADSRMVKNKAVYVALGVSRDGVREVLGLWIADNEGAKFWLSVMTELKNRGVQDILIAVVDGLKGFPEAITAAFPEATVQTCIVHLVRHSLNFCSWKDRKIVAVDLRRIYSAATADQAAAELDAFEGKWAGKYASIAPAWRRAWAEVIPFFAFDPAIRKIIYTTNAIESLNRVIRKSIKTRGSFPTEEAATKLIYLAIRNFEKGGRNVRE